The DNA window CTTGTGtgtaactatataattagagATTTacttcggtccaacaaaaagtatctcaaggtatcggtacctcgagataccataTCGTTTCTcatcattagatctagctgagtaggatgtcaCTGTTAAATCCAACgattagaaacgatttggtattaCGAGATATCGGTACCCCGAGTTACTTTTTACTACTTTTTGTTGGGCTGAAGCaaatatcatataattaaGCAATAAGTGATTAAGTGAAGCTATCCCGGTTACTAGCTAGCAATCAGTGCCTTCTGGTATGCTGCGCAAGGCAGGTCGCCACCCTCTGCAGCTCATCTCCTGCTGGCTTGCTTCTCTTTGCATCATCGTGACCATGTCGTCCAGCGAGATGGCGTCCTTGTGCAGCATCTTCTTCAGCTGCTGCTTGCTGATCACCATCTTCACCCGgacaacgccgccgccgccgtccgcatcgacggccgccgctgccttcgCCCGGAAcaggtgctgctgctgctgctgctgagccTCTAgtgccgcgtcgccgtcgtcggagacGATGCCGTGGCTCGGAGGGAGGATCGTCCTCCCGGCGAGGGAGACGCCCTGCTGCAGCTTGAggatctcgccgccgtccactgCCACGATCTTGATCTCCTTGTCCCTGTCTTGGATCACTAGGCAGTTGCCCATGGCGATGAGGCGATGAGCTTAATCGAAATTAAGGAGAGGATTTAGCGTGTGTGGTGAATTCTGAGCAGGCCGAGATGAAATATCACAGCTCAGAGTGTCCAAAGAGTGGGGGGttggagagaggagctgagtGATGTATTTAAAGGGGAAGCTCCCGGATAATGGCCACGAATTTAAGCGCATATCTCACTAATGCCACTGGCTGACTCAACTTACTTAACACCTAACTCCGTTTTGAAATGTAAGCATGGCTAGATTATATATTTAGCAAGGATTAATGTTGAGAACAAAATACCAtggtgtaaattaataaatgatataaatgaatTGAGATAGGAGAGTATGGGGGATGAAATGAAAAGAATTTAGAATATGAAGTGATGGATGGGACAATTAGTACTGTGATTAGTTTTtggaatatttatatttggtacaagatttaaatctagatacacttatattttcaaatggaGGGAACGAAAGATATATCGCTATATTTTCGAAAGGAGTGATTAGTGAGCTTCCCTTTTCAACTTAATTTAACAAGGTATGTTCAGATCTATATCACTGGCTCATTCTATTttgaccaaattaattaaactttatTTTCACAATGCAATACCGTATATGGTGGTACAATGAATCTAAATATGGTCGATGTAATATAAGAATCTTATTACGTCTTACCATGTTATTTTTTGTCGCACAATAACCTAGCAATAATACTGCACAAATTTCTTCACACTACTACGATTATATCATTGTTGCTCCTGTAAAATACAAGTCACAATTGATAGGTTAAGTATAAcacaaaaaacacaccaaATTCTTATACCAAAGCAAAAACATCAATTACAAGTCATCATGCTCAACCAACTCATCCATGGACCATGAACATGCCAATGGCAGAACTGGATTTGTGGGGCTGAGTATAGGGGCTTTGCTGGAAGGAAAGGTCGGCAAGCAACAAGCAACATACCGAGGTAAGGATGATATCATGAAACATTAGGATGCATGTGGGCCCAACATTCTCAGCATGCCTAATCTCTCCATGTTGTGCTAGCTTTTAGAAAGTAGTGGGGCGCAAGAATCGTTTGCATCTTGTCAATTTTGCGACTGAaattaaatgagaaaaaaaaatccctaccATGCGTGTACTCATGATACGGCCGGGACAGGCTGAAAATGACCCCTCTCCATTACTCACCAACAACTTAACTGCTTACCTATTGTgtgtatttttgtttatacccccccccctctctctctctctctctctatatatatatatatatatatatatatatatatatatatatatatatatatattctcgatcactagaaataaaataatattccatgtgttttatattataagactttctaattttGCCAAGATTCATATGCGTGCTAGTGAATCTACAcgcatatacaaaatatatacattgatttataaatgaatttagtcaaatctaaaaagtcttatagtatataacagagagagtattaaAGATTTATCAACACGTTGCTCTGTATCGTATAAGAAAATATCTATCCATCCATGCAAATCCTATTATACGACTAAATGCATCAATATCGTATGACAATGTTGGGATCCAAAAAAATCTCTGGGATTCTAGAAAAAAGTCTCTCTTGTCCCAAATAGG is part of the Oryza brachyantha chromosome 11, ObraRS2, whole genome shotgun sequence genome and encodes:
- the OB11G0041L07_1 gene encoding uncharacterized protein OB11G0041L07_1, whose translation is MGNCLVIQDRDKEIKIVAVDGGEILKLQQGVSLAGRTILPPSHGIVSDDGDAALEAQQQQQQHLFRAKAAAAVDADGGGGVVRVKMVISKQQLKKMLHKDAISLDDMVTMMQREASQQEMSCRGWRPALRSIPEGTDC